The following coding sequences lie in one uncultured Methanobrevibacter sp. genomic window:
- the eif1A gene encoding translation initiation factor eIF-1A, with the protein MSKPNQNQQQEYRRVRTPKKGEIPGVVEQIMGHGKLKVRCADGNIRMTRIPGKMKKRIWIREGDVILVKPWDFQSDEKADVIWRYTKTESNWLERKGYLKM; encoded by the coding sequence TTGTCAAAACCAAATCAAAATCAACAACAAGAGTACAGAAGAGTAAGGACTCCTAAAAAAGGAGAAATACCTGGAGTAGTTGAACAAATCATGGGACACGGAAAATTAAAAGTCCGCTGTGCTGATGGAAATATAAGAATGACCAGAATCCCTGGAAAAATGAAAAAACGTATTTGGATTCGTGAAGGTGACGTGATCCTTGTAAAACCATGGGATTTCCAATCAGATGAAAAAGCTGATGTAATTTGGAGATACACAAAAACCGAATCCAATTGGCTTGAAAGAAAAGGCTACTTAAAAATGTAG
- a CDS encoding serine protein kinase RIO, giving the protein MDPKVAKADAKHQKIHSEKRRKDNSERKTGNEIFDKITLETLYKLANQGHIDILNGAISTGKEANVLTGITDDEKFVAVKIYRIATSDFKKMDYYLKGDPRFNVKTKNKRKIIYSWVTKEFKNLTRLYDAGVTVPKPITSANNVLLIEFIGDKDGNPAQPVKNQPPQNPDEFWNKLLVELKLFVRQAKLVHGDLSNYNILNLNEKPVIIDVSQSVVLDNPISKELLERDINTLVREYTKLGVETNFKEVWEYVNPKF; this is encoded by the coding sequence ATGGACCCTAAAGTAGCTAAAGCTGATGCAAAGCATCAAAAAATTCATTCTGAAAAACGTAGAAAAGACAATTCAGAAAGAAAAACCGGAAATGAAATTTTTGATAAAATAACATTAGAAACATTATACAAATTAGCTAATCAGGGACATATTGATATTTTAAATGGCGCCATAAGTACAGGTAAGGAAGCTAATGTACTTACAGGCATTACAGATGATGAAAAATTTGTTGCAGTTAAAATCTACAGAATTGCAACATCTGATTTTAAGAAAATGGACTATTACCTCAAAGGCGATCCGAGATTTAATGTGAAAACCAAAAATAAACGCAAAATCATTTATTCATGGGTTACAAAAGAATTCAAAAATCTAACAAGACTTTATGATGCCGGAGTAACCGTTCCAAAACCAATAACCAGTGCAAATAATGTGCTTTTAATAGAATTCATCGGTGATAAAGACGGAAATCCTGCACAACCAGTTAAAAACCAGCCCCCACAAAATCCCGACGAATTTTGGAATAAATTGCTTGTTGAGTTGAAACTGTTTGTAAGACAGGCAAAATTAGTTCATGGAGATTTATCCAACTATAATATTTTAAATTTAAATGAAAAACCAGTTATAATTGATGTTTCACAGTCAGTAGTGCTGGATAATCCAATTTCAAAAGAATTGCTTGAGCGAGACATTAACACCCTTGTTCGGGAATATACAAAACTAGGTGTAGAAACTAATTTTAAAGAAGTTTGGGAATATGTGAATCCAAAGTTTTAA
- a CDS encoding TMEM175 family protein, whose product MAGSELLNNLTDRHAAITDGVFAIAMTILVLEIAVPTIADISSGVGLSDYLVNFLLPSILIYFISFYLVYNFWENTVILFNFNKISYGILTLNMITLAVVCLIPFATGFFFKFFNYIEVNMFFSVLILVISLLYILIFLLLIRNNFKDYFDKKDEIKTNINKAHDEGIEFPNLKLYLKGVLLTLLYLLLAPVISSVLSIILAFVSPLLSVLSFLLTWVLVFIIRIKRIGKDKLSDLDLNDDEERFMSNIRKSIYGE is encoded by the coding sequence ATGGCAGGTAGTGAACTTTTAAATAACTTAACTGATAGGCATGCTGCAATCACTGATGGTGTTTTTGCAATCGCTATGACAATTCTTGTTTTAGAAATAGCAGTTCCAACAATTGCGGATATATCTTCGGGTGTTGGTTTAAGTGATTATTTAGTAAATTTTCTATTGCCATCTATTCTGATATATTTCATAAGCTTTTATCTTGTATATAATTTTTGGGAAAACACGGTCATTCTTTTTAATTTTAATAAAATAAGTTATGGTATATTGACTTTAAATATGATTACACTGGCTGTTGTTTGTTTAATACCCTTTGCAACAGGATTCTTTTTTAAATTTTTCAATTATATTGAAGTGAATATGTTCTTTTCAGTATTGATATTGGTAATCAGTTTATTGTACATATTAATATTTCTTTTATTAATCCGGAATAATTTTAAAGATTATTTTGATAAGAAAGATGAAATAAAAACTAATATCAATAAGGCCCATGATGAAGGAATTGAATTTCCTAATTTAAAACTATATCTTAAAGGTGTTTTATTGACATTATTATATTTATTGTTGGCGCCGGTTATCAGTTCAGTATTGTCTATTATTTTGGCATTCGTATCTCCATTATTAAGTGTATTATCTTTTCTATTAACTTGGGTTCTGGTATTTATAATTCGTATAAAACGTATTGGTAAAGATAAATTGAGTGATCTTGATTTGAATGATGATGAAGAACGATTCATGTCTAATATTAGAAAAAGTATTTATGGTGAATGA
- a CDS encoding KH domain-containing protein has translation MPETDYLKIPQNRVGALIGSNGGVKKSIEKATGTILDIDSDDGTVYITPREDMEDPLGVWNANHIVKAVARGFNPEVALKLVNDDIYLEVISLPLYIGKSKKALARYKGRIIGKDGKTREIIMEMAEVDMAVYGKTVSLIGEMNNIMIAKEAIEMILNGSRHKSVYGFLEHKKEDLKLKEFKDLVGIEDDKIEFKDGIDFDEDNI, from the coding sequence ATGCCGGAAACAGATTACTTAAAAATACCTCAAAACAGAGTAGGGGCATTAATTGGAAGCAATGGAGGAGTAAAAAAATCCATTGAAAAGGCAACTGGAACAATCCTGGACATTGACAGTGACGACGGGACAGTTTATATCACACCTAGGGAAGACATGGAAGACCCTTTAGGAGTTTGGAATGCTAATCATATCGTTAAAGCAGTTGCCCGTGGATTTAATCCGGAAGTTGCACTTAAATTAGTTAATGATGATATTTATCTTGAAGTCATAAGCTTACCATTATACATTGGAAAATCTAAAAAGGCCCTTGCAAGATACAAAGGAAGAATTATTGGAAAAGATGGAAAAACACGTGAAATAATCATGGAAATGGCTGAAGTAGATATGGCAGTTTATGGTAAAACAGTTTCATTAATAGGCGAAATGAACAACATCATGATTGCAAAAGAAGCTATTGAGATGATATTGAACGGATCCAGACACAAATCCGTTTACGGATTTTTAGAACATAAAAAAGAAGATTTAAAATTAAAAGAATTTAAAGACTTAGTGGGAATCGAAGACGATAAAATCGAATTTAAAGATGGAATCGACTTTGATGAAGATAATATTTAG